Proteins encoded together in one Altererythrobacter epoxidivorans window:
- a CDS encoding calcium/sodium antiporter yields MIEAIIYSAIGLVALFIGGELLVRGAVSIAQRLGVSSLFTGLVIVGAATSMPEMVASVEAALLGSPELAWGNVVGSNLANTLLILGVAALVMPIALSGTGKRDAVVALVATCVLWAITAAQLASIYVGLVLLAGIAAYVYWRYNHPPHYEQEEDDAEGEGEASYGLPAAIALFVIGVGILVFGGNLLVTGAIDMARLFGVSETVIGLTVVAVGTSLPELAASVAAAMRGKPGLALGNVLGSNIYNILLIGGVTMSVAPMPVPTSLLLYELVLLAASTAALLVILAKAKQIGRVLGAGLVMVFAVNTALAFGV; encoded by the coding sequence ATGATCGAAGCGATTATCTATAGCGCCATCGGCCTCGTGGCCCTTTTCATCGGCGGCGAACTGCTGGTCCGCGGCGCGGTATCGATTGCCCAGCGGCTGGGCGTGTCGAGCCTGTTCACCGGACTCGTCATAGTCGGCGCGGCAACTTCGATGCCTGAAATGGTGGCGAGCGTCGAGGCTGCCTTGCTCGGTTCGCCCGAACTGGCATGGGGCAATGTTGTCGGGTCGAACCTTGCCAATACGCTGCTTATCCTGGGCGTCGCCGCGCTCGTCATGCCGATTGCACTGAGCGGGACGGGCAAGCGCGACGCAGTCGTCGCCCTGGTGGCGACCTGCGTCCTGTGGGCGATCACCGCAGCGCAGCTTGCCTCGATATATGTCGGCCTGGTGCTGCTCGCAGGCATCGCTGCCTATGTTTACTGGCGTTACAACCACCCGCCGCATTACGAGCAGGAAGAAGACGACGCGGAAGGCGAGGGCGAAGCGTCCTATGGTCTGCCCGCTGCCATCGCACTGTTTGTGATCGGTGTCGGCATCCTCGTTTTCGGAGGCAATCTGCTCGTCACCGGCGCGATCGACATGGCGCGCCTGTTCGGCGTCAGCGAGACGGTGATCGGCCTCACCGTCGTGGCGGTCGGCACTTCGCTGCCCGAACTTGCTGCCTCTGTCGCCGCGGCCATGCGCGGCAAGCCCGGCCTTGCTCTTGGCAACGTGCTCGGTTCGAACATCTACAACATCCTGCTGATCGGCGGCGTCACGATGAGCGTCGCGCCCATGCCGGTGCCGACGAGCCTGCTGCTTTACGAGCTGGTCCTGCTGGCCGCATCGACTGCGGCCCTTCTCGTCATCCTTGCCAAGGCGAAGCAGATCGGCCGCGTGCTCGGCGCAGGGCTGGTGATGGTGTTCGCCGTCAACACGGCGCTGGCCTTCGGTGTCTAG